In Arachis hypogaea cultivar Tifrunner chromosome 2, arahy.Tifrunner.gnm2.J5K5, whole genome shotgun sequence, a genomic segment contains:
- the LOC112705509 gene encoding probable serine/threonine-protein kinase PBL25, producing MSCFSCFSSHEKKTEKRSRRNDHNDQHHKAETPHQPLKELAKHHHHHQNNNNYQNKARGGQQTEPKTLNKDTGSNNIAAQTFTFRELAATTKNFRQECLIGEGGFGRVYRGRLEKTNQEVAVKQLDRNGLQGNREFLVEVLMLSLLHHENLVNLIGYCADGDQRLLVYEYMPLGSLEDHLLDLLPQQKPLDWFKRMKIALHAAKGLEYLHDKANPPVIYRDLKSSNILLDRDFNAKLSDFGLAKLGPTGDKTHVSSRVMGTYGYCAPEYQRTGQLTVKSDVYSFGVVLLELITGRRAIDNTRPAREQNLVAWAYPIFKEPSRYPELADPLLEGNCPMRSLHQAVAVAAMCLNEEPSVRPLISDVVTALSFLGTTPVGQDGNNNNRIAPIDMPSPPLERGTDVVGAAAGSTVTFNLMDDDSIAERQRAVADAIEWVSNNTRK from the exons ATGAGttgcttttcatgtttttcaagCCATGAAAAGAAGACAGAAAAGAGGTCAAGGAGGAATGATCATAATGATCAACACCATAAAGCAGAAACGCCTCATCAACCTCTCAAGGAATTAGccaaacatcatcatcatcatcaaa ATAATAATAATTATCAGAACAAGGCAAGGGGAGGCCAACAAACAGAACCTAAAACATTAAACAAAGACACAGGGAGCAATAACATTGCTGCCCAAACGTTCACTTTCCGCGAATTAGCTGCTACTACAAAGAACTTCAGGCAGGAGTGCCTAATTGGGGAAGGTGGATTTGGTAGGGTTTATAGAGGACGACTTGAAAAGACAAACCAA GAAGTAGCTGTAAAGCAACTTGACAGGAATGGATTGCAAGGGAACAGAGAGTTCCTTGTGGAAGTGTTAATGTTGAGCTTGTTACACCATGAGAATCTGGTGAATCTAATTGGATATTGTGCTGATGGAGATCAAAGACTATTAGTATACGAGTACATGCCATTGGGATCTCTTGAGGACCATCTTCTCG ATCTTCTTCCACAACAAAAGCCTCTAGATTGGttcaaaagaatgaaaatagcATTACACGCCGCAAAAGGGTTAGAATATCTTCACGACAAAGCCAATCCACCAGTGATCTACCGTGACTTAAAATCCTCAAATATTTTGCTCGATAGGGATTTCAATGCAAAATTATCAGATTTTGGACTCGCAAAGCTTGGACCGACAGGGGACAAGACTCATGTGTCTTCAAGAGTGATGGGAACTTATGGATACTGCGCTCCCGAGTATCAAAGAACTGGGCAGCTTACAGTAAAATCAGATGTCTATAGTTTCGGTGTTGTGTTGCTCGAATTGATCACCGGAAGGAGAGCCATTGATAATACTAGACCAGCAAGGGAGCAAAATCTAGttgcctgg GCATATCCAATATTCAAGGAACCAAGCAGATACCCAGAACTAGCAGATCCCCTTCTAGAAGGAAACTGCCCAATGAGATCATTACACCAAGCAGTTGCAGTAGCAGCCATGTGCCTCAATGAAGAACCATCAGTGAGGCCATTAATCAGTGACGTTGTAACTGCCCTCAGCTTCCTAGGAACAACCCCAGTAGGCCaggatgggaataacaataatagaATTGCACCCATTGACATGCCGTCACCGCCACTGGAGCGAGGAACAGACGTCGTTGGTGCCGCGGCGGGCAGTACGGTCACTTTTAACTTAATGGATGATGATAGCATTGCTGAGCGACAAAGAGCTGTGGCTGATGCCATTGAATGGGTTTCCAATAACACAAGGAAATAG